Proteins from a genomic interval of Gadus macrocephalus chromosome 2, ASM3116895v1:
- the LOC132451731 gene encoding cysteine protease atg4da-like, which produces MTGEYTNEAMDRCSSAEVCGGVCEVHGHLSPPPDEETTEDWLLVSSDSLGSRGVTMDLEEEEEEEQRGEQEEGRPPKLKSKLVSAWNSLKYGWTLKQKSRFSQSSPVTILGRCFQLNQSGARRQFHCSFSSLLWLTYRRGFPPLAGCSLTSDSGWGCVLRTGQMLLAQSLLRHLMPPGWTWSQGYRGVRDDLDLRSTPEGGGAPWTRRRSLEPQLAVRVEEGHRRVVSWFGDHPAAPFGVPRLVELGRSSGKRAGDWYGPSIVAHILRKAVTAAADVPNLAVYVAQDCTIYLEDVRRLCREPLPRDGSLQGSPGLAWKSLLVLVPVRLGGQDLNPSYISCVKRLLMLECCVGIIGGKPKHSLFFIGFQGDYLLYLDPHYCQPTVDVRQEHFPLESFHCKYPRKMSFSRMDPSCTFGFYAKTQKDFGSMCAAVNAALSSCEKYPMFIFSEGPSQETWGPSEPPDPPSRTRTPSSGCVEEFVLL; this is translated from the exons ATGACCGGAGAGTACACTAACGAAG CTATGGATCGCTGCTCCTCTGCCGAGGTCTGTGGGGGGGTCTGTGAGGTCCACGGTCACCTCAGCCCCCCTCCAGATGAGGAGACCACCGAGGACTGGCTCCTGGTCTCCTCCGACTCCCTGGGGTCCCGGGGCGTCACCATGgacctggaggaagaggaggaggaggagcagaggggagagcaGGAGGAAGGCCGGCCCCCCAAACTGAAGTCCAAGCTGGTGTCTGCCTGGAACAGTCTCAAATACG GCTGGACTCTAAAGCAGAAGTCCCGCTTTAGTCAAAGTTCCCCAGTGACCATACTGGGACGCTGCTTCCAGCTCAACCAATCAG GGGCCCGGCGGCAGTTCCACTGCAGCTTCTCTTCCCTGCTCTGGCTGACCTACCGCCGCGGGTTCCCGCCGCTGGCCGGCTGCTCGCTGACCTCCGACAGCGGCTGGGGGTGTGTCCTCCGAACCGGACAGATGCTGCTGGCCCAGAGCCTGCTGCGTCACCTGATGCCTCCAG gctggaCCTGGTCACAGGGCTACCGGGGGGTCCGTGACGACCTGGACCTCCGCTCCACCCCTGAAGGGGGAGGAGCTCCCTggacgaggaggcggagccTAGAGCCCCAGCTGGCGGTGCGGGTGGAGGAGGGCCACCGGCGGGTGGTGTCGTGGTTCGGGGACCACCCCGCGGCGCCCTTCGGGGTCCCCCGGCTGGTGGAGCTGGGGCGCAGCTCGGGGAAGCGGGCGGGGGACTGGTACGGACCCTCCATCGTGGCCCACATCCTACG gaagGCTGTGACGGCAGCAGCTGATGTTCCAAACCTGGCGGTGTACGTGGCTCAGGACTGCACCA TCTACCTGGAGGACGTGAGGCGGCTGTGCCGGGAGCCCCTCCCCAGAGACGGCTCTCTGCAGGGCAGCCCCGGTCTGGCCTGGAAGTCcctgctggtcctggtcccggtcCGCCTTGGGGGGCAGGACCTCAACCCCTCCTACATCTCCTGTGTCAAG AGGCTGTTGATGCTGGAATGCTGCGTGGGAATCATCGGAGGCAAACCGAAGCATTCTCTGTTCTTCATCGGATTCCAGG GGGACTACCTGCTGTATCTGGACCCCCACTACTGTCAGCCCACCGTGGACGTGAGGCAGGAGCACTTTCCTCTGGAG TCGTTCCACTGTAAGTACCCCAGGAAGATGTCCTTCAGCCGCATGGACCCCAGCTGCACCTTCGGTTTCTACGCCAAGACGCAGAAGGACTTTGGCTCCATGTGCGCCGCCGTCAATgcg gcTCTGTCTTCTTGTGAGAAGTACCCCATGTTCATCTTCTCTGAGGGCCCCAGTCAGGAGACGTGGGGCCCCTCGgaacccccagaccccccctcccGGACCAGGACGCCCAGCAGCGGCTGCGTGGAGGAGTTTGTGCTCCTCTGA
- the LOC132451718 gene encoding galactose-3-O-sulfotransferase 2 isoform X1, with the protein MALRRWALLVCRRRPTPTAVLGALGVAALLAVLPLRPSSRSWRITSGEVREERPGEEPIRRGSPVDLGSDWPRNTTQQTRVTSPPVVFIKTTKTGAGTVQNLLFRLGEREGATFAFPRDSFTFRYPHKFRADFVEELPEGSSQFDLLVSPLRLHLPALRQVMPPDAVYVTVIRDPVATFESVFSTHASEVPAFRLARAAAAANAPPTTPLELFLETPERFWDPGRPGNGLARNPMSFDLGLDSVAGGNSSAWEAELAALEAGLRLVLIAEHLDESLVLLGALLGLEGEELASVRLNARTLSHVTPLGPRARRRARVWNAADALLYDRFLRRLWEQAGRYGAERLRGEVALLRASTERVRRRCVARGGVAPGGLEELLRPRQSPGATVLGYQLRADLSQQELGFCVRLVLPERQYHAHLYFQQYGRDLRPSSTSNPTPSSVSTGGTWGRPPPLTPPLPLPPSVQEGHEADLQLYLHQKRHEAQPHPQPHQSRKDMRPTPTFNRKL; encoded by the exons ATGGCCCTCCGCCGATGGGCCCTGCTGGTCTGCCGGCGccgccccacccccaccgccgTCCTGGGGGCGCTGGGGGTCGCCGCGCTCCTCGCTGTGCTGCCGCTACGACCGTCCAG CCGTTCCTGGAGAATAACATCaggggaggtgagagaggagcgGCCCGGCGAGGAGCCAATCAGAAGGGGCTCCCCGGTGGACCTGGGCTCTGATTGGCCAAGGAACACCACCCAGCAGACCCGGGTCACCTCCCCTCCCGTCGTGTTCATCAAAACCACCAAGACGGGCGCGGGCACGGTGCAGAACCTGCTGTTCCGcctcggggagagagagggcgccaCCTTCGCCTTCCCTCGCGACAGCTTCACGTTCAGATACCCTCACAA GTTCCGGGCGGACTTCGTGGAGGAGCTCCCTGAAGGCTCCTCCCAGTTCGACCTGCTGGTCAGCCCGCTGAGGCTCCACCTCCCCGCGCTCCGTCAGGTCATGCCCCCGGACGCCGTCTACGTCACCGTGATCCGCGACCCCGTGGCCACCTTCGAGTCCGTCTTCTCCACCCACGCCTCAGAGGTTCCCGCCTTCCGGCTGGcccgggccgccgccgccgctaacGCCCCGCCCACCACGCCCCTGGAGCTCTTCCTGGAGACCCCGGAGCGCTTCTGGGACCCCGGTCGCCCCGGCAACGGCCTGGCCAGGAACCCCATGAGCTTCGACCTGGGGCTGGACTCGGTGGCGGGGGGGAACTCGTCGGCGTGGGAGGCGGAGCTCGCGGCGCTGGAGGCGGGGCTCCGGCTGGTGCTGATCGCGGAGCACCTGGACGAGTCGCTGGTGCTGCTGGGCGCCCTGttggggctggagggggaggagctggccTCGGTCCGCCTCAACGCCCGCACCCTGAGCCACGTCACGCCGCTGGGGCCCCGGGCGCGGCGCCGCGCGCGGGTCTGGAACGCGGCCGACGCGCTGCTGTACGACCGCTTCCTGCGGCGGCTCTGGGAGCAGGCGGGGCGCTACGGGGCGGAGCGGCTTCGGGGGGAGGTGGCCCTGCTCAGGGCCTCCACCGAGAGGGTCCGGCGGCGGTGTGTGGCCCGGGGCGGCGTGGCCCCCGGGggcctggaggagctgctgaggCCCCGGCAGAGCCCCGGGGCCACGGTGCTGGGGTACCAGCTCAGGGCCGACCTCAGCCAGCAGGAGCTGGGCTTCTGCGTGAGGCTGGTGCTGCCGGAGAGGCAGTACCACGCGCACCTCTACTTCCAGCAGTACGGGAGGGACCTGAGGCCTAGCTCCacctctaaccccaccccctcctctgtcAGTACGGGAGGGACCTGGGGTCGGCCTCCac CTCTAACCCCACCTCTACCTCTACCCCCATCAGTACAGGAGGGACATGAGGCCGACCTCCAGCTGTACCTCCATCAGAAGAGACATGAggcccagcctcacccccaACCCCATCAGTCCAGGAAAGACATGAgacccacccccaccttcaACAGAAAGCTGTAG
- the LOC132451718 gene encoding galactose-3-O-sulfotransferase 2 isoform X2, giving the protein MALRRWALLVCRRRPTPTAVLGALGVAALLAVLPLRPSSRSWRITSGEVREERPGEEPIRRGSPVDLGSDWPRNTTQQTRVTSPPVVFIKTTKTGAGTVQNLLFRLGEREGATFAFPRDSFTFRYPHKFRADFVEELPEGSSQFDLLVSPLRLHLPALRQVMPPDAVYVTVIRDPVATFESVFSTHASEVPAFRLARAAAAANAPPTTPLELFLETPERFWDPGRPGNGLARNPMSFDLGLDSVAGGNSSAWEAELAALEAGLRLVLIAEHLDESLVLLGALLGLEGEELASVRLNARTLSHVTPLGPRARRRARVWNAADALLYDRFLRRLWEQAGRYGAERLRGEVALLRASTERVRRRCVARGGVAPGGLEELLRPRQSPGATVLGYQLRADLSQQELGFCVRLVLPERQYHAHLYFQQYGRDLRPSSTSNPTPNSTRRSTGGT; this is encoded by the exons ATGGCCCTCCGCCGATGGGCCCTGCTGGTCTGCCGGCGccgccccacccccaccgccgTCCTGGGGGCGCTGGGGGTCGCCGCGCTCCTCGCTGTGCTGCCGCTACGACCGTCCAG CCGTTCCTGGAGAATAACATCaggggaggtgagagaggagcgGCCCGGCGAGGAGCCAATCAGAAGGGGCTCCCCGGTGGACCTGGGCTCTGATTGGCCAAGGAACACCACCCAGCAGACCCGGGTCACCTCCCCTCCCGTCGTGTTCATCAAAACCACCAAGACGGGCGCGGGCACGGTGCAGAACCTGCTGTTCCGcctcggggagagagagggcgccaCCTTCGCCTTCCCTCGCGACAGCTTCACGTTCAGATACCCTCACAA GTTCCGGGCGGACTTCGTGGAGGAGCTCCCTGAAGGCTCCTCCCAGTTCGACCTGCTGGTCAGCCCGCTGAGGCTCCACCTCCCCGCGCTCCGTCAGGTCATGCCCCCGGACGCCGTCTACGTCACCGTGATCCGCGACCCCGTGGCCACCTTCGAGTCCGTCTTCTCCACCCACGCCTCAGAGGTTCCCGCCTTCCGGCTGGcccgggccgccgccgccgctaacGCCCCGCCCACCACGCCCCTGGAGCTCTTCCTGGAGACCCCGGAGCGCTTCTGGGACCCCGGTCGCCCCGGCAACGGCCTGGCCAGGAACCCCATGAGCTTCGACCTGGGGCTGGACTCGGTGGCGGGGGGGAACTCGTCGGCGTGGGAGGCGGAGCTCGCGGCGCTGGAGGCGGGGCTCCGGCTGGTGCTGATCGCGGAGCACCTGGACGAGTCGCTGGTGCTGCTGGGCGCCCTGttggggctggagggggaggagctggccTCGGTCCGCCTCAACGCCCGCACCCTGAGCCACGTCACGCCGCTGGGGCCCCGGGCGCGGCGCCGCGCGCGGGTCTGGAACGCGGCCGACGCGCTGCTGTACGACCGCTTCCTGCGGCGGCTCTGGGAGCAGGCGGGGCGCTACGGGGCGGAGCGGCTTCGGGGGGAGGTGGCCCTGCTCAGGGCCTCCACCGAGAGGGTCCGGCGGCGGTGTGTGGCCCGGGGCGGCGTGGCCCCCGGGggcctggaggagctgctgaggCCCCGGCAGAGCCCCGGGGCCACGGTGCTGGGGTACCAGCTCAGGGCCGACCTCAGCCAGCAGGAGCTGGGCTTCTGCGTGAGGCTGGTGCTGCCGGAGAGGCAGTACCACGCGCACCTCTACTTCCAGCAGTACGGGAGGGACCTGAGGCCTAGCTCCac ctctaaccccacccccaaCTCCACCCGCCGCAGTACGGGAGGGACCTGA